The following DNA comes from Dermacentor andersoni chromosome 2, qqDerAnde1_hic_scaffold, whole genome shotgun sequence.
CAACACAAGCGGATATACACGTCCTGCACAAATGCTATGTCGAGCCACGGGGGCCCGTGTGATGGAAGGCCACTGGCGCCTTCACATTTCTTGGCAAATGTGCAATGTGCTTGCCTCACGAGTTGGGATCCATGCTACCCAAATCAACTTTCAACATACATCGACAAGCTTTAGCAGACCATCTCTGGAAGCGCTGGCGTAAGGAGTGCTTGCTGCTTCTGCACTCTGCACATGAGGCGACACCGAAGCTGCCACCACGACTACAAGTTGGAGACGTTGTCGTGGTACACAATGACGATTCGCCACCTGTCCTGTGGAAGCTGGCCCAGGTGTCTGAACTGCTTCCCAATTACGACAGCCTCACTCGAGCATGCTGCCTGAAGTTGGCGTTCCGAACGTTCAGCATCTCCCATAAAGCTGCCAGGCAATGAATGGGACGCTGCACAAGTTACAACATGCACTTACCGAtgacttcggcaaatgtgttcggGCTGTTGTCTCCTATTGCAACCAGCATGCCACCAGGCGACAGAAGCTGCGTAGGTTGAAAAGCAGCGCCATCCAAGGAGCACAGCAGCAGAGTGGGGCCACTCACGGTGCCTACAACAGTGTGGCCCACAGACCCACTCTTCACAGACAGGACAACTTCAGCCTCGCCAAATGCTGCTTGTGGCACATGCTTGTGGGAAGCCTGCAGACAGAGTTTTGCACAGAATGTTTACCCAAATGGCAGCTACTTATTTAAGGCAACAGTGTAGAGATGCCTTTTGTTCAATTCGTAACACACATGAAAATTGTGGCCATCAACCAATACCACAAGAGCCATCAACATCTCTATCTTTGTCCCTATTGTAGCAATAGCTGCCTTCCAATGTTGGCTGCCACTTCCCTATCGATGGTTTGATTGGTACTATAACACGACCGCAGAGTTCCGTGGCAATTATTTGAGCCACCAAGAGCGAGGTGACATATGTTGATGTGCTGGCAGTTCAGCATCTGTGTGCATGGGCTGTGGCTTTTACAAGCCCTAGTGAACATTCAATGAAATGCCAATAAATTTTCTATGTCTTATAGCATCAGCTGTTAAAGTTTAAGTCAAGGTGTCTTGCCCATCTGGCACACTGTGTGGAAAGGCTGAGTTTGAGAAAGATGTGCAAAGCTTAAAGGGGCACTGAAACACCTTTCCTTGAAACTAAGCAACAGGCAGAAAGGGGTGCAACACTTCCTTAAGAAATACAGTATTCTCAAAAATGTTTACAACTTAAAATTAGGGGTTTTAGTGGCCAAACACCATGATagcattatgaggcatgccgttgtgGTGAACTCCAGattaaattttgaccacttgggctgcgtttttgcatttcacctctatcaaaatgcagccgctgcaGCCGTGATCAAACCCGTGACCTCagcagccactaagctaccaagAAGAGTCCCAATAATGTTTTGAAAGGAACTGATATGAGTAATATAATATTGACTGTAACATTTATTTTCTTATTCCACCTCAACTCATCAATTCCTCTAAGCTGGAGCAGGGCTGTGCCCCGTCTTtcactcctttctttcttttgttcctaCCACAGCATGCTTATTGTAAAACAGAGACCACAGATATGCTAgtggacgcgcgcaagctcgcgtccacAAAGACGTGCGACAGCGCCCACTCACAGACGCCCTAGCAGACGCCACTTTGTACTTAGttattgacagtgcttcaaaatgCTTCGACATATATAACCGTAATTGTTAgatttttatagctgttagatcagcacaataaggaaagaagaagcactttcttgcatgatataaatctgcttcactgagagttgaatgtacagtaacgtagctgcgtagccaggcgtgCAGACGCAAGGCAGCCCAAGCGcgtgataacagagaggagctgtttcCTGAGATCACGCCGCATTTCGACATGTACGAGCCATGTaacaccgtctgcgcatgcgtgggcacgCGGATGCGAGCTTgcacgcgtccgcaagcgtacgtgtggtctagGTTTAACCCTTCAAGGCTGGCATCTGGAAACAGCACTGAAGCACCACAAACCAATGGGGAGAGGACATGTTAACAACTATTGCTTCTCCATTAAAAATCATGTGGAAGGGCGTGCACGTGTATGCCCAATAGTTGGCATCTATGGGCTACTGCACTTCATGTCACATCATTGCTGATGTCCTCTAAGGTCTGGAAAAAAACTGCTGTCTTCAGAAGGCTGAAATAGAGAGCACACAATCTAATATGCGAGATTGTAGGTTCCCTGTTGCATGCAGCAACATATCTGGCCAGTATGTTCAGAGAAGTATAGTAtacatactgtatttactcgcataatgattgcacttttttgtcagaaaaattgacgcaaaatcaggggtgcgatcattacgcgggttaaatttcccgtgaaaagaaaaaaaatttttttttcgtcccacgtttgctgcgggacaccaaaacaaaaatttaacgtatcagtgtaacaattttaacgtatcagtgtaaacgtggctactatcgttggtGGCTACtgtcgttgccgctcgcgatttgtggcgtgcccacgagtgcagatgagaagaattgaaaggtgccttttttgttgttgttgaccacaaccattataaagcttagacataataaaggcaagtttagttgcagctttttttttagtcatggaagtgcagaaagtgatgaaagtaaggaaatgaggcatctacttaagtatgtttggtgcgtgcagaccgcttggtttgtcttgaagaatcgttcacatagcattcgacagatggtaagcgcgatcattattagctagacttggcacacgacatatcgctgcggcaagttcgagATGCGATCATTACActggaaattttaaaaaatcgaattttgacgacaaaattcaggggtgcgatcattacgcgagtgcgatcattatgcgagtaaatatggtattggGCATGTTTCTTTACCTTGTTGAAGAAGTGTTTCAGAGCCCCTTTAAACAGTGACTAAAAGATAACCACACAAGACATGACAAGTATCTGTAGTACTACCGATAGAAACCATAAATGTTACCGGGTTGAAATGTAAAAAGTTATGAGGAGCTCTTAtggaaaaaaagcagcaaaagtgAAATTCTGAGAGCTCCAGTGTACTTCTGAAATTTGTTAATGATCACTATATGAATAAGGTAAGAGCTAGTGGATTGAAACACTCTGTGAAGTGATGGGGTAGGAAACGTTTGGTAAAGGCTTGTAGCAATGGAGAAGTGTGGGTCTGGATGAAAGGCGGGCAGGCAAGGCAAACCTGACATCATGCCATAGCATGTGTAAGGGTGCTTCTGTAGTGGCGTGAGAAGTTGCACAATGGATGATGTCATGTTTTAGTACAAAACAAAGTATGCTGTTGACATGCTTTGATTGCTGTGGATCTTACATTGCTGAATTTCAATTATTCTCCATGTGCCTTGCaacaaactaaaagaaaaaagatcTGATGCAGAAATTTACGCCATAAGAGAAAAGGGATAGATCAGGTGTGTTTGCAGGGTCCTGGATGGTGGAAACTCCCAAGCATAATCTTTGCAAGCTTGCTAAAGGCTTAGGAGGAGGAGATTGCAGACACTGTATTTGATATGCAATACTAAAAGTTGCATAAATCAGCAAGGGCTTCTCTGTTTAACAGTTGCGTGTACTCTACATTCATTTGTTAAATCGTCAGCTAGTGAAAATTCACAGACTGTGCATGGAGCTGGAGATAGCGTCCTTCATCTGAGCCCAAACACAGCCTAGCACGGCTGAAGCATGTGCACTTGTAAAGGAATGTTCTGCACATAGTGACCACTGGCCATGTTGTGCTGAATATGATGGTTGACGGTTCTCATCTGATATTTGAAGTTAAGCAACACTCTCCTTGGTCAGTAAGTGGGAATGAAAGCATCCTATATAACACCAAGCACAGATGGCTCCCCTGTTGCTATGGGATAGTCCATGTACCTGCCAGGAGCAAGACAGAGGAGATGTCCCACTCCTCCAACACGTAACAGGCACCTAACCACAATGACATGGCTAGCACAGATGGTCTTGAGTCTGTCAAGAGGTAATGCAGCAAACCAAATAAATTCACTCTCATCTTAAAAAGGCGATATGTGTGAACACACCTTGATACCAGCATCTGATGAAAGCACGGTGACATTGATGAAGTTAGCATGGCTTTGACCAAATTGGTTCAGAAGGCCAATACAAGCTGCAGATGTGAGGAACTGACCCTTCTTCTCAAGCCCAGCACctggaaaaaaagggaaagagagaCACACATGAACAAAAAGAGACAAAGTGTAAAAAGTACCTGTAAACAATAGAGCAGTGTGCATCACTGAAGCTTGTGTATTCAAAAAGATTTGCTCCCAGAATGAAACAATCACAAATACACCAATCACCTCTTGTAGTCAGCTCAACCTGCAGTCCAGATGCCAGAGAGCCTGCCAGCCCAGCTGCAATCTTTCCCAGAGCAATGCAGAGATCTGCCCAGGGCTTGTTCTCAGGAACTTGTGTTTGGGACAGTGATGGAGCATTCACCTGAGTAACCAGTATACAAAACATGACCATTTGGTCCGCATGTACAGTCTACGCTTGTTACAATGGACCCACATACAACAGACTTTCAGATATAACGGGCCATATTTCACCTTAGTTTGGTctgcctattttattaatgcaacaaagtttgTGAACCATGCTACaatggactatcggctacagcggacgaaattagcggcaatttttgtcaaaatcgggGGTATAAAATGGACTGTTGCCATGTCAGTAagggctggcaactgacttgcgagggtcagctgacgatcgcggctcaatatttcgcgtgcgagggagggaggaaagagggCCGGAAGTGCACCGTCTTGCGTACGCGAGGCACGGGGAGGAGGCGCGAGAAAGAGGGGGGGGTTTACTCCATTAATAGCACAAGCTATAAAGTGTTACTTGTTTTCCTAGACACACATATGCCCAATGAAGAGCTAGATTTCAGAATCCTAGTTTCGGCACTGTCTGACAGTTCAACGTGACAATTATGGTCAACAACTTCGGCGTCTTATTATGAGCACGTTGCCCCTCCATTAGCACAGTAACCACACATATCGAAGGTCACCTGGCATAATGGaaaagtagcagcagcagcatgaaCTGGTCAATTGCCCTCTAGATTTTATATACCTCACTCAATATCATATTCAGTTTttccacattcattcattcagaactCCACATTCATAGAAGGCCGCAAATGTAAACTGCTAGAACAATGCTAGCTCCATGCTGGTTGATGAAAAAATTTTGCTGCCTGCATGACACTGCCATGCTGATAAAGCTGGGGTAACAGCATGGTATCAGGGGTTGATAACACAtgacacatacacaaaaaaagtaaataaacaaaatatgtaGGGCAGTCAATGTGACCACAATCAAATGAGAATGCTTCATTTGCACTTTTGTGTCCTTGACTGCTTGCCAAATTTCATTCAAGATATTGGCTAGCAAGGTGCGCCATGGTGACTGTTCTAGGAATTAGTATGCTGCAGTCGCAGAATGATTACAGTGTTTCATACTGGATAAACATAGATGATTAACCATTCCACATCCAGTTCTTATGGTTTGGTGTGCTCCAGCCTAATTTACTGTCAAGAACAAATGAACAAAAACTGGCAGGCTTAAGCTACTCTTACATTACCAATAACTAGTAGCTCATTTCATTCCTCAGTCTACTTATATTCGTGTTGTGGCACCCTCTTCTGCCATGGTGCTTTCAAAGAGTACGCATGTGCTCCTAGGCTGTTAATTATTAGGCTTCTGGATTTTTGGCTTTGGTCAGTTGATGTGAAGGCTTTAGCTGCACCTCTCCGTCATCTGGTTCAGTGGCAAGTCTTTTTTATTTATGACTGCATACTCCGCTGTTAGCAAGTAACAAAGTGACACTGTCTCTCACActtatatttttctttaattgCTCATCCCTGGCCTCATGGCAAGCCCTCTTCTCCTCTCCATGTATCATTCTGCACAGCCCAGTGAATCTTCTCTTCCAGAAACAGACATGTTCAGCCCATTCTTTAGCTTATGACACTTGTTCAAAGTGTAAGGTGAATGTGGAGTAGCGAACTTAAATATCATTTTAGCACTAGCAGGCAAGGACAAAAGGGACATGTAGACACCACAATGCCCTATTGCATCATGGTGTATAAGTTTCCCATTTGCTTTTGTGTGCTAGCACTAAAATGTTATCCAAGTTTATTTCAACATGCCCAACACCCATCAGTGGAGTAGCAGTTAAAGTGTTGGGGGATTGAATTGCGTCCCGGGCCTTTGAGCCGGCATTTGCCTACTCTGTCGTCCCTAGGATTCTCCCTTTCCACCAGTGATGGTTGCTAGGGGTGGCTTTTTCCACCAACCAGTTTGCGGTTGTGGCGTTCGCACTGCTGGCCTTACCAACACCGCTGGCTCTGGCGAGGGAGCTTCTTTCTCTCGGGCAACACCAGGAGCATACATGTTTTTCCTTTTATCCACAGGCCCTTTTGTTTTGGGCATTGTTCCAACTTGAGCTCGCCCACAGTGCCTTGCACCCATGGCATTCCTTGTACCTGGTGCTGCTCCTTTTATGAATGCTAAGCCGACAAGCAGTGCCTAGAGCTCGTGTGTGGTTGTACTATGCAGAGCCGCACTTGTTGAAGGCCCAAGCCAGCTAAGCTTGGTATAGTTCTCACGAGGGGGCCCACTGGTCATCGTGAGAGTATGCAGCATAGCTACAGGGACATTTTTCGGTATCAGCGAGTTGCGGGGAGCCATCCTCCCACAACAATAGGCTAGTGGCCCCTTTTGTCTGTATTTTTTCTCTTGTCACAAGAGCTTTTTTGTTTCCCGCACCTCCCCGGCATTGGCCGTTTATGCAGTGTTGTGTGTCATCCGAGGCGAATAAACTGTTACTGAtaacttagggcaatactgtgtttaTTGCCACGCAGCACACTGTGCCCTTTTGCAGGCTAAACATGCACCCTGGATTATGTGAGGTGACAGCTGAAGGGGACCTGTGACTGTGACCCACAGTTGTTGGTACTTCTTTGATTTATCAGACCCCCACAAGTGCTTGGCTTGAAGCACTGGTTCAATTCACGACACTACCTGCAACCTTCTTGTGTTTTGCAAGAAACATTAAAACTTTTGTTGATAGATGGATACGTTCGACCAGTTTCCTAGTTCATAACTGctgttcacagaaaaaaaaaagagagaggcacATAAATTGCCACAAGATGTGGTGCGAACAGTAGCTCTCACCACTCCTGGAACAGTCTGTCCTTTGGAGAGGGCAACAAACTGCTCAGCAATTTCCTGAGCCACACGCAGCTGGGCCTCCTTGGTGTTGGCACCTAAGTGAGGGGTGCAGACAACCTTTGGGTGGTCAATGAGCTTGGTGTTCTTGGGAGGTTCCTGCATGTATAATCATGAATAAATATTGTAAGGTACCAAAGgcagcaggaaaaagaaaagaaaaggcaattAAAGTTGTTGCATTATTGTGATTTAGCCAAGACAACAAAAGTATTCTCGCAATATAATCAGAATGGCCCTTTAAACACTGCAGCATACTGCAGGTGTCAATATTTTCCGTAGGTAGTAGGTGCGCCTAATTATTATCAACTTCAGATATCACCTCCCCAGAATGAAACGCATCCCATCACATGAAATAAAAGAATATGGACTACATATGTTCAAAAGTAGCATGATCTTCAAATCATCTGACTATAATCCCTTTAAAACTCTTTTGCTTATGTTCTCAGAAAATATTGCATAAAGTATGTATCAAGTAAAAGCTGCTGCGGGCAACCCAAGTATGAAATATCCCTTCCTGTCCTCACCACTTTCTTGCACCCCAAAAAACAACTTTAAATTTAGCTCCAAAATGAAACTtagaaaaaatacaaaaactGCACCTGGGCAGGTGCTTTTGGCTAGCTGCAGGTAGCTTGCCATGGTGGCTTATAAGATTAATCTGTCCACATCACATATTCACTTAGttatcaagaagaagaaaaaaagagtattGCCATCTTAAATAATCGAAGTGTGAGGAGCGATAGGTACTTAAATGGTACATGCAAAACAGACACAAGCTCCAGAAGATAAACTCAAAAACTCAGAACACATAAAACGCATAAACTCAAAGCCCTTCTACTCCGTACACTCCAAAAAAGTTGAAAGAACTATATGTGTGCAAATACTGGCTCAAATTAAAAAGATTATTGAGTCAATGTTCTGACAAGTTTACTGCGTTTTTTCCAAGGTAAACTGTTACATAAATGCTAAATTATAATTTCTGATCTGTGCTCAGTCATGGACAACGTGTAGGTGCACAACCTAAGCAGAATCATTCAGATAAGGACTGAATAGTACTATTCAGAGTCTACATTTGGCTATACATTTTCCTACACTGCCAATCATGAATGTGCTCAAACGTTATGCAGCCACAGTGCTCTGCATAATTCAGCTCAATGGCATTCCCAAGGAGTACTCCCCAGCTACTTTCAACAACTGAGTGCTTCAAAGCACACGCAAGGCCTTTTGCTCCTTTGTCCTCGCAGATTATGCTCTCGGCCTTCTACTGTAGCTGAACGTTTTCCCTACCGCATCCATTGGACACTGCACTTTGAGACCTTTGCGCTGCGCATGAACACACTGCACACATAGCAGGAAAAGTAAAGGTTAGTTTTTTATAGATCTAGTTTTTCCCCTCATTGTGGCAATTTTTGAACGAGCTCTGAAGATGTTTGTGCACTTCAAAACATTGGAGATCTTGCAACTCCCCTGCGTCTGCAGCAGATTTAATTGACAGGTCAAGCAACAGCGAGTCAGAGGTTACTGTCTTTTCATGCGACTGATCCTGAGAGTGATGACGATGGAAATCAACCCAGAACTTAAGGTGCACTGCTAGTTCATGCTCCTCTGCCAACTGTGACCTATCGCCTTAACagaaacattaaagacatgttagtgcacgcaaaaacCAGTcaacatcattcccccgtaataaaacaatgttctcgCCCCAGGTAAAAAACCtacaggcaccttcaaagtgaccttAAAATTAATAGCACTGCAAATAGCTTACACACAAaatgaaaactagctttacttgcactAGTTCCAATGTAATTTATATGCTTTAATGTTCGTTCTGTAAGAAAATATATAtaggtgaaacgggacaatcaatgaacatcAGGTTAAATGGACATCACGCCAACACAGCTAAAATGCTTCTCAAAGCCATCGTCGCCAAGCATTTAAACCAACCAGGttataactttgatgaacttaaactcgaCACCCTGGAGTCAAATTTCCGTGCTGTGCGAGACAGAATATACAGAGAATAATACCTCAACCacaagttcaagacatcgcaaccaataagcataaacgtttcaaaggaagctttagaaactattcgctatgctaaatttcaagttaCAGGCAACAGCACCTGgttatttttatttctaattgGGTTGCTCAGCTtcgtcttttttttaaatcttcctttctttcatttatttgtttatatattcattaatttttttccgcgagcaccattttctgctgCTACTTTTATTTTCTCTTCCAGTGAGACTATAGCTCACTGACCTCCCATAGAACAGATGGCTATTAGATAGCGAAACATTCTGTATATTTCAAACATTttttagcatttctttttctttttatatacaaGTGCATCTTTACAAGTTCTGTTCGATGTTATTCTACAATGTTGCTTTGGCAATTTATATGTTTAATTATATAAATCTCGTTAATAAATGTTCTATGCCTGAAAACCAGATTCCTTTTGCTTTGCTTTCATGTATTGCATAAAATTTTCAGTGCAATGctttcttcagaaaaaaaatatatattggtgttacctataaaaaaagaaaaggcagaggTAAGAGTGGCGACAGTAACGACTGCGACAAGAGCCACCGGTATTCGCATTGAAGACAGACTCTGCCAGTGACCACCACAGCTGCGTAACTATTTAGATGTCTCGAAAGGCAAGTGAAATTTTAAGAGGTGCATTAATAAAATGTTTAAAcaaagggggaaaagaaaaataaataattggAAAGCAATCAGATCATCAAATGCAAATATTGTGCTGCCAATGAAAATCACTATGACACCAAGACTGTATACAAGTAAATCAAAGATCTAAGCCAAAACTTCTCAGTCAATGAAAGCACTTTTTGGTAGGAGTGCCTGCAGTATTAGAAACAGGCTTCATGCTATATTAGCAGGTCTCTGCTTCTGATCAACAAATATTACAGCATCAGATGCTCTGTCCTGAACCAATTTGAACTGCTTTAAGGATTAGTGGATTTGGGTAAGCCTTGTGTGGAAGGCCTTACTTCAACGAAGACATCCAGCCCAGCTCCGCCACAATGACCAGACTCCAAGGCAGCCAGGAGGTCATCCTCATTGACAATACCACCTCTGGCAACATTCACGACCTTCACCCCTTTCTTGCACTTCTGCAAGCTAGCTTTGCCAATGAGATCTGCAATAACAGGAAAATGAAGGGTTGGTATGAGGTACTGCTTCAAATGCCACATGAGAACTAATATAACCGCTGCACTGGTTTCTCTTTCTTTGAAAGAAAGGTATGAGCAGACTAAATTTTACTTTGACAAAACTACTGTTCATGTGCAATCAACAAAATATATGTTGAAACTACATTTTGTGTTCCCTCTGTGGGGCGCACTGCACGTAACCTATATGCGTGTGAATCTGTCAGTCACTTCATTTGATACTTTGTTGCCCTTGATGTGGTGTCCTCTCCTTTGATATGCATTTTGTTAGTCAAACCACTACTAGTATCTTCACACAGTTGTTTCAGGCTGCACTGGCAATGCCGCAATGGTAATTTAGCACAGCCTTCAACCTACATTGCCAGAATAAGCAGGCTATATTGATAGCTATAATTAGGCTTCGTTACTCTAGTGAAGCCTGTTTAATACCACAATAGACAAGTTGGACTTGCCAGATGTGAAAAAGATACTTGTGGCACGTTCAACTGGCCATTTCAAAGCCCTCCATCAGACTTGCAAAGGTTGCGTACGACAGAAACTAAGCGTCATATACCATGCAAGTACCTACAAGGTAGCTTTCCTGCAATGCAAAATTTAAATTGCAATAAAGGTGCCATCCGTCCTTATTGCAAATGTTAGGTGCAATGTAGCATGTGCTAGTGCACATTCAGCTTGTGTAAAAACCTACATACTGAGGTTCAATCATTTCATAGCCCCTGTATTGATAATTTTGCAGATAATGTTATTTCCATTTGAATAGCACCATCGCAAGACGATTCTGGCATGCAGCACAGGCATTTGCGAAAGCCAAACAGACAAGACGCTACATGCTGCACGTAACTAACGCAGAGAGGATGGCCTGCATCCCCACTGTGAATAAAATTTTGCAGGGCAGAAAAGCAGCCTTGTAGGTTTTGCGACAGCTGTGTATAAAGCTTAGTTTCTGTGTTAAAACAACCTCTGTAGAGATCCAAAAAGGCCAGTTTTTAGGTGCCTCAAGTACCTTTTTTACACGTCACCTATCCACGCTAAATCCACTTAATCAACTGACATGCTCATTCTCATAAATGTTCCCAATGGCCACAGTTCATAATATGCCAAGCGTTGTTTCTTATGCAGATAACTTTTTATATGCCATATGTATTCTCTTGCCATTTTTGCAGATAGGCTACGTGGCTGGGCAAGCactagcagcaaaaaaaaaacttcaataaTTCTGTTGATTAAGTAATATGAGCTAATTAACATTATAATTATTTACCTTAGGGCACATGTAATCTCCAAATTATAGTGAAGGAGCAGGCAAGTCATGTCTGCTTAGAATAAATCCTAAAACTAGCACAATTTCTGAGAGGTGATCTTAAAATGTACTATGAAATACATTGGCATCCCAATTAACAGTTACACAAAAGCGTACTTTTAACAGTTCAAGATGATCTTAAGTGAAACACCAAGGCATTGTTTAAAAGGCTTTGGGGATTGATATCTTGAAAGTGGTGCTAGTCTTATAATTCCTGCTATGCAGACGTGATTTCACACCTGCTTTCAATTTtgcaattgcaacatgtgccctgAGGTTAGTAAATAAGAAGTTAACTAGCACATTTCATGTAATTAGCAAATTAACATTGAAAATTTTCTAGCGGCTAATGTCTGCCTAGCCATGTAGCCTATATGCAAAAACGGCAGGGGCCTACATATGACAGTTTCATTTTGAAGTGTCCCGCATAAGAAAAAACATCTGGTAGGTGCGTGCatgtgcatgtatatatatacaaaggGACAATTTTTGTACCCAGCATTACAGCATACTTATTCAACAAGTTTAGCACCCTCATTTCCCTCCCTCTCCAAACAAGTTGAATTGTTCACCCTTAGTTTGAGGTATGAGAGGCGTGTGGACGGTTATGTAGTCAGCCAGAGGCCAGATCTCATCAAGACTTAAGCTCTCCACTCCGAACTCCCTGGAGACTTCCTTGGGAACAATGGGGTCAAAACCAATGGTCTGAAAGAAGATAAAAAATATGGCCACTTACATCAATAAAATAATGATCACTGTTAAACCATTATGTATGAGAGTTGCCCAGAGGCAAGACACCAGAAAATCTTTTTTCTTGCCATGTTTCAGAATCCACCTTTTGCGACGCCGAACTGCGTATGCGTAGCGCCCTAGCGGCTGAGGACCGAAGCGATTTAGAAGGTGCGCTGCACGGCCAGACTTGAGTCTCTCCGAGTGAGTCGAGACCAGTTGTGGCAGGCGCTGCACTTGACAGTTAAATAGAGCACAAGCCCTTTCTCTTAGACTCTTACAAACTGG
Coding sequences within:
- the LOC126542350 gene encoding D-3-phosphoglycerate dehydrogenase, which gives rise to MALAIKKVLISDAVDASCVKILENHGVQVTLKTDHTKPELLEAIQGYDGLIVRSATKVTSDVIKAAQSLKVIGRAGTGVDNIDCDAATRQGILVINAPGGNTLSAAELTCAMIITLSREIPAATMSLKGGKWDRKTFMGNELYGKTLAIIGLGRIGKEVALRMQSFGMKTIGFDPIVPKEVSREFGVESLSLDEIWPLADYITVHTPLIPQTKDLIGKASLQKCKKGVKVVNVARGGIVNEDDLLAALESGHCGGAGLDVFVEEPPKNTKLIDHPKVVCTPHLGANTKEAQLRVAQEIAEQFVALSKGQTVPGVVNAPSLSQTQVPENKPWADLCIALGKIAAGLAGSLASGLQVELTTRGAGLEKKGQFLTSAACIGLLNQFGQSHANFINVTVLSSDAGIKASHKHVPQAAFGEAEVVLSVKSGSVGHTVVGTVSGPTLLLCSLDGAAFQPTQLLSPGGMLVAIGDNSPNTFAEVIGALVKNGVSVLSASCTTGHEGKAFYLFRTGSPVKAQTQPPITPLKFWTYINI